Proteins from one Corallococcus exiguus genomic window:
- a CDS encoding VCBS repeat-containing protein, with amino-acid sequence MKRLLRATPLAALLTLACDGELKPAEQLPYVGPCEGLAPLSLSAEPTTVRSGDVATLTAGGGSGHYSFRAEAGGSSGDMRGNRFVAGGTAGEATLTVVDEQCGGATSVRVKVISRFGVAPARAMLRPGTSFQIALEGLVGTATFTLTSNGSGATLTDTGLYTAGQVEAQDVITVRDTKSGDTESLQYTVSKAAKLVGDPQYLGVPSGSSAPLGTTGGSDRVTWTKKSGPGSVVNGRVVVEAGATGTVVLEAKDAFTGDVAPVSVRVLDELTRPLLAHGKLSDVATLVTADFDGDGIQDLAVGQRESELSRPTGGAVFIYKGSASGLPAKPTWVLTGETEGALFGDMLAAGDLDGDGIADLAVSSPAADVTIGDSGAVYLYTFKPGQAPALMRPALTGLGRGGFGTGLAIADADGDGDMDLFVGSPGADLSTLSGISRRGVIDIFILTKGQAVPDLPVVRLGGQDLLADGTLTLKSTTELGRALVVADLNDDGRPDLAALNRLTRFNADGSTNGQQMAVAVYFARDTAPRYRSVPDQYVLVSNTAVETMANEGTFRLGTLPGEGNRPPFLLVMADKADAPDLRTSGGVAAAQDAGGAYLFDLRGATLAADPATVKPATVPLANAYARFYGDARSITATRSWAVMDVDGTAGPELLLGAPYAAVTAGTATLGNAGKVLVFPLTGLSKDTVMNKPLAALGGAAKSEVLGAGLAAWNLPSGPVLAGFSGRASSTAGAFTGRVDVFSKAGATIAEWSRSGMDVTAKASVERFGETVAVARLNSKVMALVGSPGFSGPGPNGDGADMTVGRAYTFDTAEPGKAIVSGEGASSPWHGGRNVGVDVAFTDFNGDGRPDMVAGATGLIIPATNSAATERDPYVANACMTTATQSLGGLLVSLGQADGTFKQAYRVFAPSVVTGCHDPANTRCKRTTIGRGVVGGFDFNGDGKQDLAVLRDRGIDVFLGRAPEDASLAKMTLACDPAYSWPTAAMPPNPPVIDGGWADTTMPATASIATVGDLNGDGCEEVAWRYSDNTHSGIVIAYGFDAGGTKCGGRTVASMVRIAGDLEKKIALMNLGIATTRAGKFLGDSRDFIAVSANNYLFEGVNQPTVLLYDVAAINAKRPANGETVVGAINDGLTPIPVTYRARAVSFGTSLSGGRDLNGDGVPDLWVGAPNASVASDGDGAAFLFAGGAKSTGALSPFLLVVGDGAERSYLGQSIAVVPGSGGSPPSVVIGAPRSYRTGTQNGTAYALPLPF; translated from the coding sequence ATGAAACGTCTCCTCCGCGCGACCCCCCTCGCCGCGCTGCTGACCCTGGCCTGTGACGGTGAGCTCAAGCCCGCCGAGCAGCTCCCCTACGTGGGCCCCTGCGAGGGGCTTGCCCCGCTGTCGCTGTCGGCGGAACCCACGACGGTGCGCTCCGGCGACGTGGCCACGCTGACGGCCGGCGGTGGCAGCGGGCACTACTCCTTCCGCGCGGAGGCAGGCGGCTCCTCCGGCGACATGCGCGGCAACCGCTTCGTCGCGGGCGGTACGGCCGGCGAGGCCACGCTGACGGTGGTGGATGAGCAGTGCGGCGGCGCCACCAGCGTGCGGGTGAAGGTGATCTCCAGGTTCGGCGTCGCGCCCGCGCGCGCGATGCTGCGGCCGGGCACGTCCTTCCAAATCGCCCTGGAAGGCCTGGTGGGCACGGCGACCTTCACGCTCACCAGCAACGGCTCTGGCGCCACGCTCACCGACACGGGCCTCTACACGGCGGGCCAGGTGGAGGCGCAGGACGTCATCACGGTGCGCGACACGAAGTCCGGTGACACGGAGTCGCTCCAGTACACCGTGAGCAAGGCCGCGAAGCTGGTGGGTGACCCGCAGTACCTGGGCGTGCCGTCGGGCTCGTCCGCGCCGCTGGGCACGACGGGCGGCTCGGACCGCGTGACGTGGACGAAGAAGTCCGGCCCCGGCTCCGTGGTGAACGGCCGCGTCGTGGTGGAGGCGGGTGCGACCGGCACCGTCGTGCTGGAGGCGAAGGACGCCTTCACCGGCGACGTGGCCCCGGTGTCGGTGCGCGTGCTGGACGAGCTGACGCGGCCCCTGCTGGCGCACGGCAAGCTGTCGGACGTGGCCACGCTGGTGACCGCGGACTTCGACGGTGACGGCATCCAGGACCTGGCGGTGGGCCAGCGCGAGAGCGAGCTGTCGCGCCCCACGGGCGGCGCGGTGTTCATCTACAAGGGCAGCGCGTCCGGCCTGCCCGCGAAGCCCACCTGGGTGCTGACGGGTGAGACCGAGGGCGCGCTCTTCGGCGACATGCTGGCCGCGGGTGACCTGGACGGCGACGGCATCGCGGACCTGGCGGTGTCCTCGCCGGCCGCGGACGTCACCATCGGTGACTCGGGCGCGGTGTACCTCTACACGTTCAAGCCGGGACAGGCGCCCGCGCTGATGAGGCCCGCGCTCACCGGTCTGGGCCGCGGCGGGTTCGGCACGGGCCTGGCCATCGCGGACGCGGATGGCGACGGGGACATGGACCTGTTCGTGGGCTCGCCCGGCGCGGACCTGTCCACCCTCTCCGGCATCAGCCGGCGCGGCGTCATCGACATCTTCATCCTCACCAAGGGACAGGCCGTTCCGGACCTGCCGGTGGTGCGCCTGGGAGGACAGGACCTGCTGGCGGACGGCACGCTCACGTTGAAGAGCACCACGGAGCTGGGCCGCGCCCTCGTCGTGGCGGACCTCAATGACGACGGCCGTCCGGACCTGGCGGCGCTGAACCGGCTGACCCGCTTCAATGCGGACGGCAGCACCAACGGGCAGCAGATGGCCGTGGCGGTGTACTTCGCGCGCGACACGGCGCCGCGCTATCGCTCCGTGCCGGACCAGTATGTGCTGGTGTCCAACACCGCCGTGGAGACGATGGCCAACGAGGGCACCTTCCGCCTGGGGACCCTCCCCGGCGAGGGCAACCGGCCCCCGTTCCTCCTGGTGATGGCGGACAAGGCGGACGCGCCGGACCTGCGCACGTCGGGTGGCGTGGCGGCGGCGCAGGACGCGGGCGGCGCGTACCTGTTCGACCTTCGGGGCGCGACGCTGGCGGCGGATCCGGCCACGGTGAAGCCTGCGACGGTGCCGCTGGCGAACGCCTACGCGCGCTTCTACGGAGACGCGCGAAGCATCACCGCGACGCGCAGCTGGGCGGTGATGGACGTGGACGGCACTGCGGGCCCGGAGCTGCTCCTGGGCGCGCCGTACGCGGCGGTGACGGCGGGCACGGCGACGCTGGGCAACGCGGGCAAGGTGCTGGTGTTCCCGCTCACCGGCCTGTCGAAGGACACGGTGATGAACAAGCCGCTCGCGGCGTTGGGTGGCGCGGCGAAGTCGGAGGTGCTGGGCGCGGGGCTCGCGGCGTGGAACCTGCCGTCCGGTCCGGTGCTGGCGGGCTTCTCTGGCCGCGCATCTTCCACGGCGGGCGCCTTCACCGGTCGCGTGGATGTCTTCTCCAAGGCGGGTGCGACGATCGCGGAGTGGTCGCGCAGCGGCATGGATGTCACGGCCAAGGCCAGCGTGGAGCGCTTCGGTGAGACCGTGGCCGTCGCGCGCCTCAACAGCAAGGTGATGGCGCTGGTGGGCTCGCCGGGCTTCTCCGGTCCGGGCCCCAACGGCGACGGCGCGGACATGACCGTGGGCCGCGCGTACACCTTCGACACCGCGGAGCCGGGCAAGGCCATCGTGTCAGGGGAGGGCGCCAGCTCTCCGTGGCACGGAGGCCGCAACGTGGGCGTGGACGTGGCGTTCACGGACTTCAACGGCGACGGCCGGCCGGACATGGTGGCCGGCGCCACGGGGCTCATCATCCCGGCGACGAACTCCGCCGCGACGGAGCGGGACCCCTATGTGGCGAACGCCTGCATGACGACGGCCACGCAGTCGCTGGGCGGGTTGCTGGTGTCGCTGGGCCAGGCGGACGGCACCTTCAAGCAGGCCTACCGCGTGTTCGCGCCGTCCGTGGTTACCGGCTGCCACGACCCGGCGAACACCCGCTGCAAGCGCACCACCATTGGCCGGGGCGTGGTGGGCGGCTTCGACTTCAACGGCGACGGCAAGCAGGACCTGGCCGTGCTGCGTGACCGCGGCATCGACGTGTTCCTGGGCCGCGCGCCCGAGGACGCGTCGCTCGCGAAGATGACGCTGGCCTGCGACCCGGCTTATTCGTGGCCGACCGCCGCCATGCCCCCCAACCCCCCTGTCATTGATGGAGGGTGGGCGGACACCACGATGCCGGCGACCGCCTCCATCGCCACGGTGGGCGACCTCAATGGGGACGGCTGTGAGGAGGTGGCGTGGCGCTACTCGGACAACACGCACTCGGGCATCGTGATTGCCTACGGCTTCGACGCGGGCGGCACGAAGTGTGGTGGCCGCACGGTGGCGTCCATGGTGCGCATCGCGGGGGATCTGGAGAAGAAGATCGCGCTGATGAACCTGGGCATTGCCACCACGCGCGCGGGGAAGTTCCTGGGGGACTCGCGCGACTTCATCGCGGTGTCGGCCAACAACTACCTGTTCGAGGGCGTGAACCAGCCCACGGTGCTGCTCTACGACGTCGCCGCCATCAACGCGAAGCGCCCGGCCAATGGCGAGACCGTGGTGGGCGCCATCAACGACGGGCTGACCCCCATCCCCGTGACGTACCGCGCCCGCGCGGTGAGCTTCGGCACGTCGCTGTCGGGTGGCAGGGACCTGAACGGTGACGGCGTGCCGGACCTGTGGGTGGGCGCGCCCAACGCGTCGGTGGCCTCGGACGGCGACGGCGCGGCGTTCCTCTTCGCCGGTGGCGCGAAGTCCACGGGAGCGCTGTCGCCCTTCCTGCTGGTGGTAGGCGACGGCGCGGAGCGCTCCTA